One Streptococcus sp. zg-86 DNA window includes the following coding sequences:
- the asnS gene encoding asparagine--tRNA ligase, which translates to MSKELVSIIDVKDHVGEKITIGAWVANKSGKGKLAFLQLRDGTAFFQAVAFKPNFIETFGEEEGTAKFDTVKKLSQETSVLVTGIVKEDERSKFGYELDITDLEVVGDSKDYPITPKEHGTDFLMDNRHLWLRSRKQMAIMQIRNAIIYATYEFFDRNGFIKFDSPILSGNAAEDSTELFETDYFGTPAYLSQSGQLYLEAGAMALGRVFDFGPVFRAEKSKTRRHLTEFWMMDAEYSFLSHDESLDLQEAYVKALIQGVLDRAPQALEALERDTELLKKYIAEPFKRVSYDDAISLLQEHEADEDTDYEHLEHGDDFGSPHETWISNYFGVPTFVVNYPASFKAFYMKPVPGNPERVLCADLLAPEGYGEIIGGSVREDDYDALVAKMESLGMDRSEYEFYLDLRKYGSVPHAGFGIGIERMVTFVAGTKHIREAIPFPRMLHRIKP; encoded by the coding sequence ATGTCTAAAGAGTTAGTATCGATTATTGATGTCAAAGACCATGTTGGTGAAAAAATAACCATTGGTGCTTGGGTTGCCAACAAATCAGGGAAAGGGAAATTAGCCTTTCTACAGCTTCGTGACGGAACTGCCTTTTTCCAAGCGGTTGCTTTTAAGCCAAACTTTATTGAAACATTTGGTGAAGAAGAAGGAACAGCTAAGTTTGATACTGTTAAAAAACTCAGCCAGGAAACATCTGTGTTGGTAACCGGTATCGTCAAAGAAGATGAACGGTCAAAATTCGGCTATGAGTTGGATATTACGGATCTTGAGGTAGTTGGTGATTCAAAAGACTATCCAATTACGCCGAAAGAACATGGAACGGATTTCTTGATGGACAATCGTCACTTGTGGCTCCGTTCTCGTAAGCAAATGGCCATTATGCAAATTCGTAACGCTATTATTTATGCGACTTATGAGTTCTTTGATCGCAATGGCTTTATCAAGTTTGACAGCCCAATCCTGTCTGGAAATGCGGCAGAAGATTCGACAGAACTGTTTGAAACAGATTACTTTGGAACCCCTGCTTACTTGAGCCAATCAGGGCAATTGTACTTGGAAGCAGGAGCGATGGCACTAGGGCGTGTATTTGACTTTGGTCCAGTATTTCGTGCAGAAAAATCAAAAACACGTCGTCACTTGACGGAGTTTTGGATGATGGATGCGGAGTATTCCTTCCTCTCTCATGATGAATCATTGGATCTGCAAGAAGCCTATGTAAAAGCATTGATTCAAGGCGTTTTGGATCGTGCGCCGCAAGCTCTTGAAGCCTTGGAACGTGATACAGAACTCTTGAAGAAATACATCGCTGAGCCTTTCAAACGTGTATCCTATGATGATGCAATTAGCCTTCTTCAAGAGCATGAAGCAGATGAAGATACAGACTACGAACATTTGGAGCATGGAGATGATTTTGGTTCTCCTCATGAAACATGGATTTCAAACTACTTTGGTGTGCCAACCTTTGTGGTCAACTATCCAGCAAGTTTCAAGGCTTTCTATATGAAACCAGTTCCTGGCAATCCAGAGCGCGTGCTTTGTGCAGACTTACTAGCACCAGAAGGATACGGGGAAATCATCGGTGGTTCTGTCCGTGAAGATGATTACGATGCCCTTGTGGCTAAAATGGAGAGCCTTGGCATGGATCGTTCAGAGTATGAATTCTACCTTGATCTTCGTAAATATGGCTCTGTTCCCCATGCAGGATTTGGAATTGGAATCGAGCGGATGGTAACCTTTGTCGCTGGTACCAAACATATCCGTGAAGCCATTCCATTCCCACGTATGTTACATCGTATTAAGCCATAA
- a CDS encoding pyridoxal phosphate-dependent aminotransferase — translation MKLSKRVLEMEESVTLAAGARAKQLKAEGRDILSLTLGEPDFTTPENIQEAAIAAIRDGRASFYTVTSGLPELKAAISDYFEKFYGYSVAPNQVTVATGAKFSLYTFFMSVINPLDEVIIPTPYWVSYADQIKMAEGVPVFVQAREANDFKVTVAQLEAARTDKTKVLVLNSPSNPTGMIYSKEELLAIGNWAVEHDILILADDIYGRLVYNGNTFTPISSLSEAIRKQTVVINGVSKTYAMTGWRIGYAVGEPEIIVAMTKIAGQTTSNPTAVAQYAAIEALIGEQDTVEEMRQAFEERLNTIYPLLAEVPGFEVVKPQGAFYLFPNVKKAMDMKGFTDVTAFTTAILEEVGVALVTGAGFGAPENVRLSYATDLDTLKEAVKRLKTFMEG, via the coding sequence ATGAAGTTATCAAAACGAGTGCTTGAAATGGAAGAAAGTGTAACCTTGGCTGCGGGTGCGCGTGCTAAGCAGTTAAAGGCAGAAGGAAGGGATATTTTATCCTTGACCTTGGGAGAACCTGACTTCACCACTCCAGAAAATATTCAAGAGGCAGCCATAGCTGCGATTAGAGATGGTCGTGCGAGTTTTTATACGGTAACAAGTGGGTTGCCAGAATTAAAGGCGGCTATTAGTGACTATTTTGAGAAATTCTATGGCTATTCTGTAGCACCAAATCAGGTGACGGTGGCAACAGGAGCAAAATTCTCTCTCTATACCTTTTTCATGAGCGTTATCAATCCGCTTGATGAGGTGATTATTCCAACCCCTTATTGGGTCAGCTATGCGGATCAGATTAAAATGGCTGAAGGTGTACCTGTTTTTGTACAGGCAAGAGAAGCCAATGATTTTAAGGTGACTGTTGCGCAATTAGAAGCAGCACGAACGGATAAAACAAAGGTCTTGGTTCTCAATTCACCGTCTAACCCAACTGGTATGATTTATAGCAAGGAGGAACTTCTTGCGATTGGAAATTGGGCTGTAGAGCATGACATTCTGATTTTGGCAGATGATATTTATGGACGACTTGTCTATAATGGGAATACGTTCACCCCTATTTCCAGCTTGTCAGAAGCCATTCGTAAGCAGACTGTTGTCATCAATGGTGTATCTAAGACCTATGCTATGACTGGTTGGCGAATTGGCTATGCAGTTGGGGAGCCAGAGATTATTGTAGCAATGACCAAGATTGCGGGACAAACAACGTCTAATCCAACAGCCGTAGCCCAGTATGCAGCGATTGAAGCCCTAATTGGCGAGCAGGATACAGTAGAAGAAATGCGCCAAGCCTTTGAAGAGCGACTCAATACCATCTATCCCTTACTGGCTGAAGTTCCAGGATTTGAAGTGGTCAAGCCACAAGGTGCTTTCTATCTCTTTCCAAATGTAAAAAAAGCCATGGACATGAAAGGTTTCACGGATGTGACAGCCTTTACAACAGCGATTTTGGAAGAAGTAGGAGTTGCCTTGGTGACGGGAGCAGGATTTGGTGCACCTGAAAATGTCCGTCTCAGCTATGCGACAGACCTTGATACCTTAAAAGAAGCTGTTAAACGCCTAAAAACATTTATGGAAGGGTAA
- a CDS encoding cell wall elongation regulator TseB-like domain-containing protein encodes MAKKRNVSDKNGMTLGKQYAVGLFVLLFVLTFSILYIIEVSAKPFLEGQQEAKQIAMDYAGVASITKVSRYTGESSYYSITGKNQSEEDVLVLIPEESSAILVYKATDGISQEEAKAIAKENGAGEVTKVTFGYAKNQPIWEIKSGQTYYMISFENGTFLSKEGI; translated from the coding sequence ATGGCAAAAAAGAGAAATGTATCCGACAAAAACGGTATGACACTTGGAAAACAATATGCGGTGGGGCTATTTGTCTTACTGTTTGTGCTGACCTTTTCTATCCTTTATATCATAGAAGTTTCTGCCAAGCCTTTTTTGGAAGGGCAGCAAGAGGCCAAGCAAATTGCGATGGATTATGCAGGAGTAGCATCAATTACGAAGGTTAGTCGTTATACTGGTGAGTCTAGCTATTATAGTATTACAGGGAAAAATCAGTCAGAAGAAGATGTTTTGGTCTTGATACCAGAAGAATCCTCTGCTATTCTCGTTTACAAGGCTACTGATGGGATTTCTCAAGAAGAAGCCAAAGCCATTGCTAAAGAAAATGGAGCAGGTGAGGTGACAAAAGTAACCTTTGGTTATGCAAAAAATCAACCGATTTGGGAAATCAAATCTGGGCAGACCTACTACATGATTTCTTTTGAAAATGGAACATTTCTGAGCAAGGAGGGAATATGA
- a CDS encoding MarR family winged helix-turn-helix transcriptional regulator, whose protein sequence is MIEKVEKAIARNQEALRSLIILHRASDTIYKQEVETMKKYHLTMGQFGVLETLYNKGDLRIQELIDKLLSTSGNMTVVIKNMIRDGYITKVPDCDDKRASRIHLTDLGRKTIEAILPEHYDNIGCIFDLLSLEEQETLNTILKKFKR, encoded by the coding sequence ATGATAGAAAAAGTCGAAAAAGCTATTGCTCGCAATCAAGAAGCCCTTCGCAGTCTGATTATCTTACATAGAGCCTCCGATACAATCTACAAACAAGAAGTCGAAACCATGAAAAAATACCATTTGACCATGGGGCAGTTTGGTGTATTAGAGACCTTGTATAACAAGGGAGACCTCCGCATTCAAGAATTGATTGATAAACTGCTTAGCACATCTGGCAATATGACTGTCGTCATCAAGAATATGATTCGGGACGGCTATATCACTAAGGTTCCAGATTGTGATGATAAACGCGCTTCGCGGATTCACTTGACTGATCTTGGTCGCAAGACGATTGAAGCGATTCTCCCTGAACATTATGACAATATTGGCTGTATCTTTGATTTGCTAAGCCTTGAAGAACAAGAAACATTAAATACTATTTTAAAAAAATTTAAAAGATGA
- a CDS encoding NADPH-dependent FMN reductase — translation MANVLFLIGSLREGSFNHQMAKQAEELLKEKATVSYLDYSQVPVFNQDLETPVLPAIAAARQAVEQADAIWIFSPVYNYGIPGPVKNVLDWLSRAIDLSNPKGPSVLQDKLVTVSAAANGGHEPLFTAYKELLPFIRTQVVGEFTGSPINPEAWGTGQFLLSEETAAQLEKQAADLLAAIG, via the coding sequence ATGGCAAATGTATTATTTTTAATTGGTTCACTACGTGAGGGTTCATTCAACCACCAAATGGCAAAACAAGCTGAAGAATTACTAAAAGAGAAAGCAACCGTATCCTATTTGGATTACAGCCAAGTTCCAGTCTTTAACCAAGACCTTGAAACACCTGTTCTTCCTGCAATTGCTGCAGCTCGTCAAGCAGTTGAGCAAGCAGATGCGATTTGGATTTTCTCACCAGTTTACAACTACGGTATTCCTGGTCCTGTGAAAAATGTTCTCGACTGGCTCAGTCGTGCCATCGACTTGTCAAATCCAAAAGGACCTTCTGTCTTACAAGATAAGCTAGTGACGGTATCTGCAGCTGCAAATGGTGGACATGAACCACTCTTTACAGCCTACAAGGAACTTCTACCCTTCATCCGCACACAGGTAGTCGGTGAATTTACAGGCTCACCAATCAATCCAGAAGCATGGGGAACTGGTCAATTTCTTCTATCAGAAGAAACGGCTGCACAACTCGAAAAGCAAGCAGCAGACCTCTTAGCAGCTATCGGATAA
- the yaaA gene encoding peroxide stress protein YaaA translates to MKIILPNAKELNTNLDNHPFVPLSEESSAVLGAIRNLSVEELAAFYKLNSDKTELEADRWYRIAHRQAKTYPAWTLYDGLMYRYMKRRELSQVEQEYWQRYVRIATGFYGLISPFTLISPHRLDFQGQLKVEGQSLKQFWRAQYDEQVAEEDLIISLSSSEFEQVFSPAIQKRMIQIVFMENRAGQLKIHSTISKKGRGRLVSLMAEQDVQTLDEISQLTFDGFAYRADLSEEQKLVFVRKQP, encoded by the coding sequence ATGAAAATTATCTTGCCAAATGCGAAAGAATTAAATACCAATTTAGACAATCATCCCTTTGTGCCACTTTCTGAAGAATCAAGTGCGGTCTTAGGAGCAATCAGAAATTTGTCTGTAGAAGAACTAGCGGCTTTTTATAAACTAAACAGCGACAAGACAGAACTGGAAGCCGACCGCTGGTACAGAATTGCCCATAGACAAGCCAAGACTTATCCAGCCTGGACACTCTATGATGGCCTTATGTATCGGTATATGAAACGGAGGGAATTGAGCCAAGTAGAGCAGGAATACTGGCAGCGCTATGTTCGAATTGCAACGGGTTTTTATGGTCTGATTTCCCCCTTTACCTTGATTTCTCCACACCGTTTGGATTTTCAAGGTCAGCTAAAAGTTGAGGGACAATCGCTTAAGCAATTTTGGCGGGCTCAATATGATGAGCAGGTGGCAGAAGAGGATTTGATTATCTCCCTTTCTTCATCTGAATTTGAACAGGTTTTTTCACCAGCTATTCAAAAGCGGATGATTCAGATTGTCTTTATGGAAAATCGGGCTGGACAATTGAAAATTCATTCGACCATTTCTAAAAAAGGGCGCGGTCGTCTCGTCTCACTCATGGCAGAACAGGATGTTCAGACCCTTGATGAGATTAGCCAGCTCACCTTTGATGGCTTTGCCTACCGCGCGGATTTGTCAGAGGAGCAAAAATTAGTCTTTGTAAGAAAGCAACCGTAA
- a CDS encoding DUF1836 domain-containing protein yields MISLPKWQQLPDLDLYLDQVLLYVNQQTLPFLANREKPLTASMVNNYVKHGYIPKPIKKKYSRTQVARLIVLSIYKPIFPIATIQEMIDLLTENDEASLLYDAFVDCLSGIENEEQPLILQKACQTIHSYQATLALVPALKGEADESTF; encoded by the coding sequence ATGATTTCCTTACCTAAATGGCAGCAATTACCCGATTTGGATCTCTATCTAGACCAAGTTCTACTCTATGTCAATCAACAGACTCTCCCCTTTTTAGCCAATCGTGAAAAGCCTCTTACTGCTTCTATGGTCAATAATTATGTCAAACACGGCTATATTCCTAAACCGATTAAGAAAAAATACAGTCGTACACAAGTCGCTCGCTTGATTGTTTTGAGTATTTATAAGCCAATTTTTCCGATTGCAACCATACAGGAGATGATTGATCTGTTAACAGAAAATGATGAGGCTTCCCTTCTATACGATGCCTTTGTGGATTGCCTTTCTGGTATCGAAAATGAAGAGCAACCACTGATTTTACAAAAAGCCTGTCAGACCATTCACTCTTACCAAGCCACACTCGCACTCGTTCCAGCCTTGAAAGGAGAAGCTGATGAATCAACATTTTAA
- the trhA gene encoding PAQR family membrane homeostasis protein TrhA, which translates to MNQHFKLSLQLSFGEEVGNAITHAVSAFFMLLLLPFSAIYSYERVGLIQAIEVSIFIISLFLMFLSSTIYHSMAYGSTHKYILRIIDHSMIYIAIAGSYTPILLTLMPNWQGYLVLVIQWATTIFGILYKIFAKQINERFSLALYLIMGWLVVFILPQVLAQTGPIFWFLMLAGGMAYSIGAIFYAKKKPYFHMIWHLFIILASFLQYLAIVFYMV; encoded by the coding sequence ATGAATCAACATTTTAAACTATCCCTCCAACTCTCATTCGGAGAAGAGGTAGGCAATGCCATTACTCATGCAGTTAGTGCCTTTTTCATGCTCCTTCTGCTGCCTTTTTCAGCGATTTATAGCTATGAACGCGTTGGCTTGATTCAAGCTATTGAGGTGTCTATTTTTATTATTAGCCTCTTTCTCATGTTTCTCTCCTCCACTATTTACCATTCAATGGCCTATGGTTCAACCCACAAATATATTCTACGGATTATCGACCACAGTATGATTTACATTGCTATTGCAGGTAGCTACACTCCTATCCTCTTGACTCTCATGCCCAATTGGCAAGGCTATCTCGTTTTAGTTATCCAATGGGCAACAACGATTTTTGGCATTCTCTACAAAATTTTTGCCAAACAAATCAACGAACGATTCAGTCTAGCTCTTTATCTGATTATGGGCTGGCTGGTTGTCTTTATCCTCCCCCAAGTCCTTGCTCAAACAGGTCCAATTTTCTGGTTTCTGATGTTGGCAGGGGGAATGGCTTATAGTATCGGAGCTATCTTTTACGCTAAGAAAAAGCCCTATTTTCATATGATTTGGCACTTATTTATCATTTTAGCTAGTTTCTTGCAGTACCTTGCGATTGTCTTTTATATGGTCTAA